One genomic window of Punica granatum isolate Tunisia-2019 chromosome 1, ASM765513v2, whole genome shotgun sequence includes the following:
- the LOC116196972 gene encoding dof zinc finger protein DOF5.7: MATLEDAKKDCALDPQNLAPRKHAAAAAPSSRPAGDAPPPPDQQAAALRCPRCDSTNTKFCYYNNYSLSQPRHFCKTCRRYWTKGGALRNVPIGGGCRKNKKLKSSSSASRLSSAFDSKLDSSSSGAGAASPSSSADVPGFRFFPNPASLSPAVDFQLSGLSSSFNRLPMPLSSFADIPNSNSRFSLEQPIGFNNCYPSLSSSNTSSPSIASGLLFGSSTNQDMAGSMNIQSSLASSIESLSSLNQDLHWKLQQQRLAMLFGPVESNTQKDAATFVSPAPATHSLETQVVHKPQPVPFQNQEFVPIKSDNIYSRKEGETTVTEWFFGNSYNSLIPDSAEESGNGDRSVQAWGNSNLHQFGANLP, translated from the coding sequence ATGGCCACTCTCGAGGACGCGAAGAAAGACTGTGCTCTCGACCCCCAGAACTTGGCGCCTCGCAAGCATGCGGCTGCAGCAGCCCCATCAAGCAGGCCAGCTGGGGACGCTCCACCACCACCTGATCAGCAGGCGGCTGCCCTGAGGTGCCCGAGGTGCGACTCAACCAACACCAAGTTCTGTTACTATAACAACTATAGCCTCAGCCAGCCCCGCCACTTCTGCAAGACGTGCCGGCGCTACTGGACCAAGGGCGGGGCCCTCCGCAACGTCCCGATCGGCGGAGGATGCCGGAAGAACAAGAAGCTCAAGTCATCTTCGTCGGCCTCACGCCTCTCCTCTGCCTTTGATTCCAAGCTCgattcctcctcctccggcGCCGGTGCTGCCTCCCCATCCTCCTCCGCTGACGTCCCCGGGTTCAGGTTCTTTCCAAATCCAGCCAGTCTCTCCCCAGCTGTAGATTTCCAGCTCAGCGGACTTTCGTCCTCCTTTAATCGTCTCCCTATGCCCCTCTCGTCGTTCGCGGACATACCAAACAGTAATTCTCGGTTCAGCCTCGAACAGCCCATCGGATTCAACAACTGTTACCCATCACTCTCATCCTCCAACACTTCTTCTCCTTCCATCGCTTCGGGGTTATTATTCGGCAGTTCTACAAACCAAGATATGGCTGGTTCAATGAACATCCAGAGCAGCCTAGCATCCTCAATCGAATCCCTGAGCTCCTTGAACCAAGACTTGCACTGGAAGCTCCAGCAACAAAGGCTTGCCATGCTTTTCGGGCCTGTAGAGAGTAACACCCAAAAGGACGCCGCCACCTTTGTTTCTCCAGCTCCGGCAACACACTCTCTTGAGACCCAGGTGGTGCACAAGCCACAGCCCGTTCCATTCCAAAATCAAGAATTTGTGCCGATAAAATCAGATAACATCTACTCGAGAAAAGAAGGCGAGACCACAGTGACCGAATGGTTCTTTGGGAATTCGTATAATTCCCTAATTCCCGACTCAGCCGAGGAGAGCGGTAATGGCGACCGATCAGTTCAAGCATGGGGAAACAGCAATCTACATCAGTTCGGTGCTAACTTGCCCTAG